The following are encoded in a window of Osmia bicornis bicornis chromosome 15, iOsmBic2.1, whole genome shotgun sequence genomic DNA:
- the LOC114878757 gene encoding ecdysone 20-monooxygenase isoform X1 has translation MNRENMLTSYQKARSMKALLSLVPSSSPMMRTTIPPLPLPPPPASLPLPPLPSPPPPSPLPSLPPRYNHQRRQRLVSLFNCTSDYGHPSLNVRYASGKNEDLRISPEYIEMLISSVWFEVIAAALLTTLIFATSYRPVWWFWSGASHRASAPAEVTDQDRRKFKTVSDVPGPYSLPIFGTRWIFSSIGSYTLNKIHDAYKDLNQRYGALCKEEALWNFPVISVFSRQDIEAVIRRSPRYPLRPPQEVISHYRRNRHDRYTNLGLVNEQGQRWHDLRTALTSELTGANTVLGFFPALNVVADSFIDLIRRRRTMGYKVTGFEELAYKMGLESTCTLILGRHLGFLKSDSSSELSSRLAEAVRIHFTASRDAFYGLPLWKLLPTSAYKQLIESEDAIYSIISDIVETTIWEKKNDAKDESVEAVFQSILKQKSLDVRDKKAAIVDFIAAGIHTLGNTLVFLFDLIGRNPRVQAKLYEESYSLAPPGCDLTTEDLRKAKYLRACITESFRMIPTTTCIARILDESLELSGYRLPAGTVILLHTWIAGLSEDNFKDASEYLPERWLTPIAPHSPLLVAPFGAGRRICPGKRFVELALQLILAKIIREFEIVVDEELGLQFEFILAPESPVTLGFRDRSQKA, from the exons CCACCATACCACCACTACCATTACCACCTCCACCAGCATCGCTACCACTACCACCACTACCATCGCCACCACCACCGTCGCCACTACCATCGCTACCGCCACGGTACAATCATCAGCGACGACAACGTTTGGTGTCTCTTTTTAACTGTACTTCAGACTACGGGCACCCTTC CCTGAACGTTCGTTACGCATCCGGGAAGAATGAAGATTTAC GAATTTCGCCAGAATATATCGAGATGCTAATTTCGAGCGTTTGGTTCGAGGTAATCGCAGCAGCACTATTGACGACACTAATCTTCGCGACTAGCTATCGGCCAGTCTGGTGGTTCTGGAGCGGAGCTTCGCACAGGGCTAGCG CTCCAGCCGAAGTGACCGACCAGGACCGGAGGAAATTTAAGACGGTCTCGGATGTACCGGGACCGTATTCCCTGCCGATTTTCGGAACCAGGTGGATATTCTCTAGCATCGGATCTTATACCTTGAACAAGATCCACGATGCTTACAAAG ATTTGAATCAACGATACGGAGCGTTGTGCAAAGAAGAGGCACTATGGAACTTCCCGGTGATCTCCGTCTTCTCCCGTCAGGACATCGAGGCTGTGATCCGACGAAGCCCGAGGTATCCGCTTCGTCCTCCTCAGGAGGTGATATCCCATTATCGTCGCAATCGTCACGATCGTTACACGAACCTGGGTTTGGTCAACGA ACAGGGGCAAAGGTGGCACGATCTTCGGACCGCGCTTACGTCCGAATTGACGGGGGCCAACACCGTCCTTGGATTCTTCCCGGCCCTCAACGTGGTTGCCGATTCCTTCATCGATTTGATCCGTCGACGAAGAACGATGGGATACAAAGTAACGGGTTTCGAGGAGCTCGCCTATAAAATGGGACTCGAGA GTACGTGTACTCTGATCTTGGGTCGACACCTTGGATTCCTGAAGTCTGACTCCAGCAGCGAGCTGTCGAGCAGATTGGCGGAAGCGGTCAGGATTCACTTCACCGCCTCCCGAGACGCTTTTTACGGTTTACCGCTTTGGAAGCTGCTGCCTACGTCCGCGTACAAACAGCTGATAGAGAGCGAGGATGCTATATACAG CATCATATCCGATATCGTGGAAACCACGATATGGGAGAAGAAAAACGATGCCAAAGACGAATCGGTGGAGGCGGTGTTTCAATCCATTTTAAAGCAGAAGAGTCTCGATGTACGGGACAAGAAGGCAGCCATCGTTGACTTCATAGCTGCTGGCATACACACG TTAGGAAATACGCTGGTGTTCTTGTTCGATTTGATTGGTCGCAATCCGAGGGTACAAGCGAAACTGTACGAAGAAAGCTACTCCTTGGCTCCTCCTGGCTGTGATTTAACTACCGAGGATCTGCGGAAAGCCAAGTATCTGCGCGCCTGTATCACCGAATCCTTTCG AATGATCCCTACGACAACTTGTATCGCTCGGATCCTGGACGAATCCCTCGAACTAAGCGGATATCGTCTCCCTGCAGGA ACGGTGATTCTTTTGCACACTTGGATAGCAGGCTTGAGCGAGGACAATTTTAAAGATGCTTCAGAGTATTTGCCGGAGAGATGGTTAACGCCGATCGCTCCGCATTCACCGTTACTAGTTGCGCCTTTCGGAGCTGGGAGAAGAATATGCCCGGGTAAGCGGTTCGTGGAACTGGCGCTACAGCTTATCCTTGCGAAG ATCATACGAGAGTTCGAGATCGTCGTGGACGAGGAGCTTGGCTTGCAGTTTGAATTCATTCTTGCCCCCGAGAGTCCTGTGACTCTTGGCTTCCGTGATCGTTCTCAAAAAGCGTAA
- the LOC114878757 gene encoding ecdysone 20-monooxygenase isoform X2, translated as MLISSVWFEVIAAALLTTLIFATSYRPVWWFWSGASHRASAPAEVTDQDRRKFKTVSDVPGPYSLPIFGTRWIFSSIGSYTLNKIHDAYKDLNQRYGALCKEEALWNFPVISVFSRQDIEAVIRRSPRYPLRPPQEVISHYRRNRHDRYTNLGLVNEQGQRWHDLRTALTSELTGANTVLGFFPALNVVADSFIDLIRRRRTMGYKVTGFEELAYKMGLESTCTLILGRHLGFLKSDSSSELSSRLAEAVRIHFTASRDAFYGLPLWKLLPTSAYKQLIESEDAIYSIISDIVETTIWEKKNDAKDESVEAVFQSILKQKSLDVRDKKAAIVDFIAAGIHTLGNTLVFLFDLIGRNPRVQAKLYEESYSLAPPGCDLTTEDLRKAKYLRACITESFRMIPTTTCIARILDESLELSGYRLPAGTVILLHTWIAGLSEDNFKDASEYLPERWLTPIAPHSPLLVAPFGAGRRICPGKRFVELALQLILAKIIREFEIVVDEELGLQFEFILAPESPVTLGFRDRSQKA; from the exons ATGCTAATTTCGAGCGTTTGGTTCGAGGTAATCGCAGCAGCACTATTGACGACACTAATCTTCGCGACTAGCTATCGGCCAGTCTGGTGGTTCTGGAGCGGAGCTTCGCACAGGGCTAGCG CTCCAGCCGAAGTGACCGACCAGGACCGGAGGAAATTTAAGACGGTCTCGGATGTACCGGGACCGTATTCCCTGCCGATTTTCGGAACCAGGTGGATATTCTCTAGCATCGGATCTTATACCTTGAACAAGATCCACGATGCTTACAAAG ATTTGAATCAACGATACGGAGCGTTGTGCAAAGAAGAGGCACTATGGAACTTCCCGGTGATCTCCGTCTTCTCCCGTCAGGACATCGAGGCTGTGATCCGACGAAGCCCGAGGTATCCGCTTCGTCCTCCTCAGGAGGTGATATCCCATTATCGTCGCAATCGTCACGATCGTTACACGAACCTGGGTTTGGTCAACGA ACAGGGGCAAAGGTGGCACGATCTTCGGACCGCGCTTACGTCCGAATTGACGGGGGCCAACACCGTCCTTGGATTCTTCCCGGCCCTCAACGTGGTTGCCGATTCCTTCATCGATTTGATCCGTCGACGAAGAACGATGGGATACAAAGTAACGGGTTTCGAGGAGCTCGCCTATAAAATGGGACTCGAGA GTACGTGTACTCTGATCTTGGGTCGACACCTTGGATTCCTGAAGTCTGACTCCAGCAGCGAGCTGTCGAGCAGATTGGCGGAAGCGGTCAGGATTCACTTCACCGCCTCCCGAGACGCTTTTTACGGTTTACCGCTTTGGAAGCTGCTGCCTACGTCCGCGTACAAACAGCTGATAGAGAGCGAGGATGCTATATACAG CATCATATCCGATATCGTGGAAACCACGATATGGGAGAAGAAAAACGATGCCAAAGACGAATCGGTGGAGGCGGTGTTTCAATCCATTTTAAAGCAGAAGAGTCTCGATGTACGGGACAAGAAGGCAGCCATCGTTGACTTCATAGCTGCTGGCATACACACG TTAGGAAATACGCTGGTGTTCTTGTTCGATTTGATTGGTCGCAATCCGAGGGTACAAGCGAAACTGTACGAAGAAAGCTACTCCTTGGCTCCTCCTGGCTGTGATTTAACTACCGAGGATCTGCGGAAAGCCAAGTATCTGCGCGCCTGTATCACCGAATCCTTTCG AATGATCCCTACGACAACTTGTATCGCTCGGATCCTGGACGAATCCCTCGAACTAAGCGGATATCGTCTCCCTGCAGGA ACGGTGATTCTTTTGCACACTTGGATAGCAGGCTTGAGCGAGGACAATTTTAAAGATGCTTCAGAGTATTTGCCGGAGAGATGGTTAACGCCGATCGCTCCGCATTCACCGTTACTAGTTGCGCCTTTCGGAGCTGGGAGAAGAATATGCCCGGGTAAGCGGTTCGTGGAACTGGCGCTACAGCTTATCCTTGCGAAG ATCATACGAGAGTTCGAGATCGTCGTGGACGAGGAGCTTGGCTTGCAGTTTGAATTCATTCTTGCCCCCGAGAGTCCTGTGACTCTTGGCTTCCGTGATCGTTCTCAAAAAGCGTAA
- the LOC114878756 gene encoding formin-J, with product MDSHVGLDYIVDNPDYCVKLASALDTACESVKKQVVELLSALCVYSQDGRQRAIDALHEYQKRKGERYRLRIVVEELQNATAEDYQTALLAFINCLVISTPVLKDRIRIRNEFIGLKLLPILNELRKSDAPDLRVQLDAFDDQRETDEELSNHGPPGIDLSSHVDVFYAILGQIADTPQEIPFLSILQHLLRLDPKDAASDLAWDTAETLVHRATLLENREDATKLLRSPSLQTNLCCHCRGTDQTCGTSRKASLQVNNSGSTSQASPPLPPPPPPAGSLAPNQGRVLPPPPPPPLFAANATQADASMDPPPIPPPLHVLPVTRAPTPEQPNNHARLLPQQEIPTPKAKMKTINWNKIPNHKVIGKRNIWSLVANDHQNSPMADIDWAEMEGLFCQQVPPMIPAASCSSHGASSDAEKRRREPTEIALLDGKRSLNVNIFLKQFRSSNEDIIRLIKEGGHDDIGAEKLRGLLKILPEVDELEMLKSFDGDKSKLGNAEKFFLQLVQVPNYKLRIECMLLKEEFAANMGYLEPSINSMILAGEDLMTNKPLQEVLYMVLVAGNFLNSGGYAGNAAGVKLSSLQKLTEIRANKPGMNLIHYVALQAERKRKDLLDFAKSMTALEAATKTTIEQLNNEFNALDTKIKKIKAQIQYPSTEIDIQEQMAQFLQMAEQEMSQLKRDMEELETLRRSLAEFFCEDANTFKIEECFKVFHQFCQKFNQAVAENERRRIQEEQVLARRKQREEQLLAKKRLLTNQAEAPTSESESNLLDYDPIDFNASILQRNYNRSHEAKIKRLQNGGVTSDDDVSITGSPSIRRRLGSCSGGTIDHQSAKEETYSPDVTPNGTLRRRRSRIPCEDDDGNLMDFLRTSGQDGSRERKSWGSLDRSWARRARGQSRRSDLLNADFSGDRERPSSPSPLVESKPFLQEEETKPAGKAWRQKIEAWLSENEKEDRAGEELQRKARQLHQANRRSFEDSESEGKTNTPTESNSTREAYSEVYDWRPSVEKTDVMRTMEAIEEAETHPSQKDKSPWRKSSLNVPNSMEETDPRYSRRLRSRLSADNVLTLSTLQSIKEEDRKRNKINDAISAEAQDELTIYLRQPYTNSQASTSRRFTKLKKGTEEERISDKIEIDSDNIETPPATRKLFSPPKEVKPVEKEPCKRERCNGSFQSRDLKNAAVKNVNGGTDFGAGNFDRYSAARRTRRYKKSQDPGEKESKQEIANTESFEEKPMQRPHTLPLSEEGEGEDFMLRTWQDKLKRREASSFDIDTALADIVRSGEDLQHLSRPLTHRSSRLPVSQPPPVVAVTNTVLSPVMQESRPREPSLTVLPERAVTSRERQRSMIDPSQVKEAIRLANNPPSQVNQINQNDVTTTSRSRKSDDSRKDERIEDRTDSIDDTKRRKTNDQIRSDTTDTSAFHGRYVPDINVTSPPALPSSAKGRELEMNDEGFEETQSLVSETLSQETSSGNYETDTHDSIRCSPAELRYTGNEHERVRGGETGSTIESALKSSSIKAFDPRANATKRTAEKSSFLPKRTTGIKRTDVGSRKTESLQRNSNQTLRPNNNQSRNEVERSGSRSSLRSSRSSLNSATSVNTVRNLVPNHAHLRTYTSAICALTNDLRKSPSNGPPLPKGAEKRRGNPRATVSRIPASRSSSSGSSVGPTARTVRKSIGATIEAQKGSKGRTIASRSSSSGSGSSTGQQSAQLNRSNIGQTTNTKSKLIQPRAGARNHSFMRPTAASVNKGSTPNLPRSIRGLVK from the exons ATGGATTCCCACGTTGGTCTCGACTACATCGTGGATAATCCCGATTACTGCGTCAAGCTCGCCTCGG CCTTGGACACAGCCTGCGAGTCGGTGAAGAAACAAGTGGTGGAATTGCTATCGGCGCTTTGCGTCTACAGCCAGGATGGAAGGCAAAGAGCCATCGACGCTCTTCACGAGTACCAG AAACGAAAAGGCGAACGCTACCGATTGCGAATCGTCGTGGAAGAGCTCCAGAACGCAACTGCCGAGGATTATCAAACGGCGTTACTGGCATTTATTAATTGCCTGGTCATCTCTACGCCGGTGCTGAAGGATCGCATAAGAATCCGCAACGAGTTCATCG GCTTGAAGCTTCTCCCGATTTTGAACGAGCTGCG GAAAAGCGACGCTCCGGACTTGAGGGTACAACTCGACGCGTTCGACGATCAACGAGAGACCGACGAGGAACTGTCGAATCACGGACCACCCGGGATCGATCTTTCTTCTCACGTGGACGTGTTTTACGCGATTCTCGGACAA ATCGCAGACACACCGCAGGAAATACCCTTTTTAAGCATTCTTCAACATCTGTTGCGACTGGATCCGAAGGATGCCGCTAGCGATTTAGCGTGGGACACGGCGGAGACGTTGGTGCATAGAGCTACGCTGTTGGAGAACAGAGAAGACGCTACCAAATTGTTGCGATCACCCAGCCTTCAA ACGAATCTATGTTGCCATTGCCGAGGAACCGATCAGACGTGCGGTACGTCTCGAAAGGCATCGTTGCAGGTGAACAATTCGGGATCAACGTCGCAGGCTTCGCCGCCTTTGCCACCTCCGCCTCCACCTGCCGGCTCGTTGGCTCCGAATCAAGGCCGCGTTTTGCCGCCACCACCGCCTCCGCCCCTTTTCGCCGCCAACGCGACGCAGGCCGATGCATCGATGGATCCTCCGCCCATACCGCCGCCGTTGCATGTCCTACCGGTCACACGGGCGCCCACCCCCGAGCAACCGAATAATCACGCCAGACTTTTGCCGCAACAGGAAATACCCACCCCGAAGGCGAAAATGAAAACTATCAATTGGAACAAGATACCTAATCACAAG GTGATCGGTAAACGGAACATATGGTCTTTGGTGGCGAACGATCATCAAAATTCCCCTATGGCCGACATAGACTGGGCAGAGATGGAGGGATTATTTTGCCAACAAGTGCCGCCTATGATACCCGCTGCATCGTGTTCCTCGCACGGCGCCAGTTCCGACGCTGAAAAACGTCGTCGAGAACCGACCGAG ATCGCACTTCTGGACGGCAAAAGAAGCCTGAACGTGAACATATTCTTGAAACAATTCCGAAG TTCGAACGAAGACATAATTCGACTTATAAAGGAGGGTGGCCACGACGATATCGGGGCGGAGAAGTTGCGCGGCCTTCTCAAGATCCTACCCGAGGTGGACGAGCTGGAGATGCTGAAAAGTTTCGACGGCGACAAGTCGAAGCTCGGAAATGCCGAGAAATTCTTTTTGCAACTGGTTCAAGTGCCAAA TTACAAACTACGGATAGAATGCATGCTGCTGAAAGAGGAATTCGCGGCTAACATGGGCTATCTAGAACCGAGCATCAATTCGATGATACTGGCCGGTGAGGATCTCATGACGAACAAACCGCTTCAGGAGGTTCTCTACATGGTTCTGGTCGCTGGAAATTTTCTCAACTCG GGTGGTTACGCGGGAAATGCCGCGGGGGTGAAGCTGTCCTCTTTACAGAAATTAACTGAGATTCGTGCGAATAAGCCAGGAATGAATCTGATACATTACGTTGCTTTG CAAGccgaaagaaagaggaaggatCTGTTAGATTTCGCCAAGAGTATGACCGCTTTGGAAGCTGCCACTAA GACCACGATCGAGCAGCTGAACAACGAATTTAACGCGCTGGACACGAAGATTAAGAAGATCAAAGCACAGATTCAATATCCTTCAACGGAGATTGACATACAGGAACAAATGGCACAATTTTTGCAG ATGGCGGAACAAGAGATGAGTCAATTGAAACGAGACATGGAAGAGCTGGAAACGCTAAGGAGATCGCTCGCTGAATTCTTTTGCGAGGACGCGAACACTTTCAAGATCGAGGAATGCTTCAAAGTGTTTCATCAGTTTTGTCAGAAATTTAATCAAGCTGTCGCCGAGAATGAGAGACGCAGAATCCAAGAGGAACAAGTCTTGGCGAGGCGCAAGCAACGAGAAGAACAGTTGTTGGCTAAAAAACGACTAT TAACCAATCAAGCCGAGGCGCCAACATCTGAATCCGAATCTAATCTACTAGACTACGATCCCATCGATTTCAATGCCAGTATACTTCAAAGAAATTACAATCGCAGCCACGAGGCCAAG ATCAAACGATTGCAAAACGGAGGAGTTACTTCCGACGACGACGTCTCGATTACCGGCTCGCCGAGTATCCGACGACGTCTAGGTTCCTGTTCCGGTGGAACCATCGACCATCAGTCTGCCAAAGAAGAAACATATTCTCCAG ATGTTACACCGAACGGTACCCTCCGACGTCGCAGAAGTCGGATACCTTGCGAAGACGACGACGGTAATCTGATGGACTTCTTGAGAACCTCGGGTCAAGATGGTAGTCGCGAAAGAAAATCTTGGGGTAGTTTAG ATCGTTCCTGGGCGCGAAGAGCTCGCGGTCAGTCTCGCAGAAGCGATCTATTGAACGCCGATTTCTCGGGTGATCGCGAAAGGCCGAGTTCGCCGTCGCCTTTGGTGGAAAGCAAACCGTTCttgcaagaagaagaaacgaaaccTGCAGG AAAAGCGTGGCGGCAAAAGATCGAAGCGTGGTTGTCGGAAAACGAAAAGGAAGATCGTGCGGGTGAAGAACTTCAGAGAAAAGCGAGACAACTGCATCAAGCGAATCGACGGTCCTTCGAAGACTCGG AAAGCGAAGGCAAAACGAACACCCCGACCGAAAGTAATTCGACGCGCGAAGCGTATTCCGAAGTTTACGACTGGCGTCCGTCGGTCGAGAAGACGGACGTGATGCGGACGATGGAAGCAATCGAAG AAGCGGAAACACATCCATCGCAAAAGGACAAATCCCCGTGGCGAAAGTCTAGTTTGAACGTACCAAATAGTATGGAAGAGACTGATCCTCGATATTCTCGTAGATTAAGATCGAGACTCAGCGCGGATAATGTGCTCACGTTGAGTACACTGCAG TCTATTAAAGAGGAAGACCGAAAGAGGAATAAGATAAACGACGCTATAAGCGCGGAAGCTCAGGACGAGTTGACGATATATCTACGCCAACCGTACACGAATTCACAGGCCTCTACGTCGCGGAGATTCACGAAGTTAAAGAAGGGCACGGAAGAAGAGAGGATCAGCGACAAGATCGAAATCGACTCGGACAACATCGAAACTCCTCCGGCAACTAGGAAATTATTTAGTCCACCGAAAGAGGTGAAGCCGGTGGAGAAGGAACCGTGCAAGAGGGAACGTTGCAACGGTTCCTTCCAGAGTAGAGACCTCAAGAACGCGGCCGTGAAAAACGTAAACGGCGGTACTGATTTTGGTGCAG GCAACTTTGATCGTTACTCGGCGGCAAGAAGAACGCGAAGATACAAAAAGAGCCAGGATCCTGGGGAGAAAGAATCGAAGCAGGAAATAGCAAACACTGAATCGTTCGAGGAGAAACCAATGCAACGTCCGCATACTCTACCATTGTCCGAAGAGGGAGAGGGCGAGGATTTCATGTTGCGCACCTGGCAAGATAAACTGAAGCGTCGTGAAGCGTCCTCGTTCGACATCGATACCGCACTGGCGGACATCGTTCGTTCCGGCGAGGATCTTCAGCATTTATCCCGACCATTGACGCACCGAAGCTCGAGATTACCGGTCAGCCAACCACCGCCGGTCGTCGCGGTGACGAATACCGTGCTCAGCCCCGTGATGCAGGAGTCGCGACCCCGGGAACCGTCGTTGACGGTTCTGCCGGAGAGAGCGGTTACCAGCCGGGAACGACAGAGGAGCATGATCGATCCTAGTCAAGTGAAGGAGGCGATCCGATTGGCGAACAATCCGCCGAGTCAGGTGAACCAGATCAATCAGAACGACGTGACTACGACGTCGCGATCGAGAAAGTCCGACGACTCTCGGAAAGATGAACGAATCGAGGATCGAACAGACTCGATCGATGACACGAAACGACGAAAAACGAACGATCAGATCCGATCGGATACGACCGATACTTCCGCGTTTCACGGTAGATACGTTCCTGACATAAACGTCACTTCTCCACCCGCGTTACCCTCTTCCGCGAAAGGGCGAGAATTAGAGATGAACGACGAAGGATTCGAAGAAACGCAGAGCTTAGTTTCGGAGACGCTAAGTCAAGAAACGTCGTCCGGAAATTACGAGACAGACACGCACGACTCGATAAGATGTTCACCCGCAGAATTACGGTACACAGGGAACGAACACGAACGGGTTCGAGGTGGAGAGACCGGATCAACGATCGAGAGCGCTTTGAAATCGTCGTCGATCAAAGCGTTCGATCCGCGAGCGAACGCGACGAAACGCACCGCTGAAAAATCTAGCTTCCTACCGAAACGAACGACCGGTATAAAACGAACTGACGTTGGGTCTAGGAAAACGGAATCCTTACAGAGGAACTCGAATCAAACCCTTCGACCGAATAACAATCAATCGCGGAACGAAGTTGAACGTTCGGGATCGAGAAGCAGTCTACGAAGTTCGCGAAGTTCTTTGAACAGCGCCACTTCCGTGAACACTGTAAGAAACTTGGTGCCAAATCACGCTCACCTTCGTACTTACACGTCCGCTATCTGCGCGCTGACCAACGATCTACGAAAAAGTCCGTCGAACGGTCCACCGCTTCCAAAGGGTGCAGAAAAACGTCGCGGCAATCCGCGCGCAACCGTCAGTAGAATACCCGCTAGTAGAAGCAGCAGCAGCGGAAGCAGCGTCGGTCCTACAGCGAGAACCGTTCGCAAATCTATCGGG gcaACGATCGAAGCGCAAAAAGGAAGCAAAGGTCGAACGATCGCTTCGCGTAGCAGCAGTAGCGGAAGCGGCAGTAGTACCGGACAACAGTCCGCTCAATTAAATCGATCGAACATCGGACAAACGACAAACACGAAAAGTAAGTTGATTCAGCCAAGAGCCGGAGCTAGGAATCACAGTTTCATGAGACCAACCGCAGCGAGCGTGAACAAAGGTTCTACTCCGAATCTACCACGAAGCATCAGGGGATTGGTCAAATGA